One genomic region from Magallana gigas chromosome 3, xbMagGiga1.1, whole genome shotgun sequence encodes:
- the LOC105331827 gene encoding uncharacterized protein isoform X1: MMHFTKRKSRIRSISETNPVFTIEAEVEKSIAVTDPSRNFYKSSNDRSPCIDSVTFEVNQWETESGYGSCLSSRKTSASGSLTESGHVSCPSSRKTSAASDIFTESGYVSCPPTRRTSAASDIFTESGYVSCPPTRRTSAASDIFTESGYVSCPSSRKPSTASDIVTVPPVSVTATTPAEVSFARQVSGSEEISFDELSARRSTRGRSLSNGSLAVSKSGRQSDPPSPNRLPDATDDSVRESFQRCPSENCISPGLCESFRRGPSVGFRQFNKRERRFSVCSDNIDASGVNVNLHNVIGKRGTGKGQFRNATSVSHVSSGSIVVTDIINCRVTLFHGSGRVMSEIQTGPGTEPWATAVLPNGKLVVSLQRPGCLAIFSANGEFCTNIACDLLVKPSGVATDRKGRIIVSDVSTDSVYILDQDGEVLKRLGGEPEVPIVFEEPRYVNVTSKGKILVCDSAKHCVHVFDSEGNFLHSFGSYGQDSGQFRFPYGITSDFEDNIYVADYYNNRVCMFAISGEFHGHILTPCMKLKRPQGLDIRDGMTDSILYVSHGEMKAQEVVAFKLITGSKNRLKKAIEVHL, encoded by the exons ATGATGCATTTCACAA AAAGAAAGTCCCGTATTCGATCAATATCGGAGACCAATCCTGTGTTCACCATTGAAGCGGAGGTAGAGAAAAGCATTGCTGTGACTGACCCATCTCGGAATTTCTACAAAAGTTCAAATGATCGGAGCCCTTGCATTGATTCAG TTACCTTTGAAGTCAACCAGTGGGAAACAGAGAGTGGATATGGTAGCTGTCTTTCCTCCAGAAAAACTTCTGCATCGGGTAGCCTCACAGAAAGTGGGCATGTCAGTTGTCCTTCCTCCAGAAAAACTTCCGCTGCATCGGACATCTTCACAGAAAGTGGGTATGTCAGTTGTCCTCCCACGAGAAGAACTTCCGCTGCATCGGACATCTTCACAGAAAGTGGGTATGTCAGTTGTCCTCCCACGAGAAGAACTTCCGCTGCATCGGACATCTTCACAGAAAGTGGATATGTTAGTTGTCCTTCCTCCCGAAAACCTTCGACTGCATCGGATATCGTCACAGTTCCCCCAGTGTCAGTCACTGCTACAACCCCCGCGG AGGTTAGCTTCGCCAGACAGGTCTCCGGAAGTGAGGAAATTTCTTTCGATGAATTAAGTGCACGAAGGTCAACTCGGGGAAGATCGTTGTCTAATGGAAGCCTTGCGGTGTCAAAATCAG GTAGACAAAGTGACCCCCCTTCCCCAAACAGACTTCCTGATGCTACAGATGATTCTGTTAGGGAGAGTTTTCAAAGATGTCCGTcagaaaattgtatttcaccGGGTCTTTGTGAAAGTTTTAGAAGAG GTCCCTCCGTGGGATTCAGACAATTCAACAAACGAGAAAGGCGTTTCTCTGTCTGCTCTGACAACATCGACGCAAGTGGAGTAAATGTCAATCTACACAATGTAATTGGCAAAAGAGGAACCGGAAAAGGACAATTCCGCAATGCTACTTCCGTTTCGCACGTCAGTTCCGGTTCTATTGTTGTTACAGACATTATTAATTGCAGGGTGACTCTTTTTCATGGAAGTGGGCGAGTTATGAGTGAAATTCAAACTGGACCCGGGACGGAACCGTGGGCAACCGCCGTCCTTCCCAATGGAAAGCTCGTCGTCTCTCTTCAAAGACCTGGGTGTCTCGCGATCTTTAGTGCAAATGGAGAGTTTTGTACAAACATTGCTTGCGATTTGCTAGTAAAACCATCTGGGGTAGCAACTGACAGGAAGGGTAGAATCATCGTTAGTGACGTAAGCACGGATTCTGTCTACATATTGGACCAGGATGGAGAGGTACTGAAGAGACTCGGAGGCGAACCGGAAGTACCAATAGTCTTTGAGGAGCCGCGGTACGTTAACGTTACCAGTAAAGGAAAAATTCTCGTGTGTGATTCCGCCAAGCATTGTGTACACGTGTTCGACTCCGAGGGAAATTTCCTCCACAGTTTCGGATCTTACGGCCAGGACTCTGGCCAATTCCGCTTCCCGTACGGTATAACATCAGACTTTGAAGATAACATCTATGTTGCAGATTACTATAATAACCGTGTGTGCATGTTTGCTATCTCCGGAGAATTTCACGGTCATATTCTAACACCCTGTATGAAACTTAAGCGGCCTCAGGGTCTAGATATTAGGGACGGAATGACAGACTCCATCTTATACGTCAGTCACGGCGAAATGAAGGCACAGGAAGTGGTGGCGTTCAAACTCATCACGGGGTCCAAAAATAGACTCAAGAAGGCAATCGAAGTCCAtctctaa
- the LOC105331827 gene encoding serine-rich adhesin for platelets isoform X2 translates to MMHFTKRKSRIRSISETNPVFTIEAEVEKSIAVTDPSRNFYKSSNDRSPCIDSVNQWETESGYGSCLSSRKTSASGSLTESGHVSCPSSRKTSAASDIFTESGYVSCPPTRRTSAASDIFTESGYVSCPPTRRTSAASDIFTESGYVSCPSSRKPSTASDIVTVPPVSVTATTPAEVSFARQVSGSEEISFDELSARRSTRGRSLSNGSLAVSKSGRQSDPPSPNRLPDATDDSVRESFQRCPSENCISPGLCESFRRGPSVGFRQFNKRERRFSVCSDNIDASGVNVNLHNVIGKRGTGKGQFRNATSVSHVSSGSIVVTDIINCRVTLFHGSGRVMSEIQTGPGTEPWATAVLPNGKLVVSLQRPGCLAIFSANGEFCTNIACDLLVKPSGVATDRKGRIIVSDVSTDSVYILDQDGEVLKRLGGEPEVPIVFEEPRYVNVTSKGKILVCDSAKHCVHVFDSEGNFLHSFGSYGQDSGQFRFPYGITSDFEDNIYVADYYNNRVCMFAISGEFHGHILTPCMKLKRPQGLDIRDGMTDSILYVSHGEMKAQEVVAFKLITGSKNRLKKAIEVHL, encoded by the exons ATGATGCATTTCACAA AAAGAAAGTCCCGTATTCGATCAATATCGGAGACCAATCCTGTGTTCACCATTGAAGCGGAGGTAGAGAAAAGCATTGCTGTGACTGACCCATCTCGGAATTTCTACAAAAGTTCAAATGATCGGAGCCCTTGCATTGATTCAG TCAACCAGTGGGAAACAGAGAGTGGATATGGTAGCTGTCTTTCCTCCAGAAAAACTTCTGCATCGGGTAGCCTCACAGAAAGTGGGCATGTCAGTTGTCCTTCCTCCAGAAAAACTTCCGCTGCATCGGACATCTTCACAGAAAGTGGGTATGTCAGTTGTCCTCCCACGAGAAGAACTTCCGCTGCATCGGACATCTTCACAGAAAGTGGGTATGTCAGTTGTCCTCCCACGAGAAGAACTTCCGCTGCATCGGACATCTTCACAGAAAGTGGATATGTTAGTTGTCCTTCCTCCCGAAAACCTTCGACTGCATCGGATATCGTCACAGTTCCCCCAGTGTCAGTCACTGCTACAACCCCCGCGG AGGTTAGCTTCGCCAGACAGGTCTCCGGAAGTGAGGAAATTTCTTTCGATGAATTAAGTGCACGAAGGTCAACTCGGGGAAGATCGTTGTCTAATGGAAGCCTTGCGGTGTCAAAATCAG GTAGACAAAGTGACCCCCCTTCCCCAAACAGACTTCCTGATGCTACAGATGATTCTGTTAGGGAGAGTTTTCAAAGATGTCCGTcagaaaattgtatttcaccGGGTCTTTGTGAAAGTTTTAGAAGAG GTCCCTCCGTGGGATTCAGACAATTCAACAAACGAGAAAGGCGTTTCTCTGTCTGCTCTGACAACATCGACGCAAGTGGAGTAAATGTCAATCTACACAATGTAATTGGCAAAAGAGGAACCGGAAAAGGACAATTCCGCAATGCTACTTCCGTTTCGCACGTCAGTTCCGGTTCTATTGTTGTTACAGACATTATTAATTGCAGGGTGACTCTTTTTCATGGAAGTGGGCGAGTTATGAGTGAAATTCAAACTGGACCCGGGACGGAACCGTGGGCAACCGCCGTCCTTCCCAATGGAAAGCTCGTCGTCTCTCTTCAAAGACCTGGGTGTCTCGCGATCTTTAGTGCAAATGGAGAGTTTTGTACAAACATTGCTTGCGATTTGCTAGTAAAACCATCTGGGGTAGCAACTGACAGGAAGGGTAGAATCATCGTTAGTGACGTAAGCACGGATTCTGTCTACATATTGGACCAGGATGGAGAGGTACTGAAGAGACTCGGAGGCGAACCGGAAGTACCAATAGTCTTTGAGGAGCCGCGGTACGTTAACGTTACCAGTAAAGGAAAAATTCTCGTGTGTGATTCCGCCAAGCATTGTGTACACGTGTTCGACTCCGAGGGAAATTTCCTCCACAGTTTCGGATCTTACGGCCAGGACTCTGGCCAATTCCGCTTCCCGTACGGTATAACATCAGACTTTGAAGATAACATCTATGTTGCAGATTACTATAATAACCGTGTGTGCATGTTTGCTATCTCCGGAGAATTTCACGGTCATATTCTAACACCCTGTATGAAACTTAAGCGGCCTCAGGGTCTAGATATTAGGGACGGAATGACAGACTCCATCTTATACGTCAGTCACGGCGAAATGAAGGCACAGGAAGTGGTGGCGTTCAAACTCATCACGGGGTCCAAAAATAGACTCAAGAAGGCAATCGAAGTCCAtctctaa